From Quercus lobata isolate SW786 chromosome 1, ValleyOak3.0 Primary Assembly, whole genome shotgun sequence, one genomic window encodes:
- the LOC115995149 gene encoding probable xyloglucan galactosyltransferase GT11, producing MDSPIIGKRRIQFWFVVLASFLLWLFILYIFHSAPIVAKPGVILVGDNLANSVNFGDSNSVLLPGNSNESVDRLPNKGNFTSEETKDFVEPIKDTNVKDVAVKEKNATENWFKYKPFSNFSAGDYGLENFDHVVVSERQVHLNNQTDLAENEVQFVSQVPNSETNKEESDDEVAISQNGFEPTGSLSMVENRNESITKEPSNEDVDSESDSCLGRYIYVHDLPSRFNENLLKHCQLLTNWTDMCLFTSNGGLGPRLPNFNRVYSKTGWFATNQFLLEVIFHNRMKQYKCLTNDSSLASAIFVPYYAGLDVSRYLWYSNTSMRDAASLELVKWLREKPEWKKMWGRDHFLVAGRITWDFRRMGKNDSDWGNKLMLLPESRNMTVLIIESSPWDNIDFAIPYPTYFHPSNDNEVFQWQHRMRRQKRRFFFSFAGAPRPKLQDSIRNEIIDQCRASRKKCRLLECNGRVNRCYKPVYVMKMFQSSVFCLQPAGDSFTRRSTFDSILAGCIPVFFHPGSAYVQYLWHLPKDYTKYSVLIPANNVKNGKVSIEKILSRIPKEKVRAMREAVIRLIPKVTYADPRSRLVTVEDAFDVTVKGVLDRVEKIRREMREGKNSSFSYPEELSWKYNLFGTLGEHEWDPYFART from the coding sequence ATGGACAGCCCGATCATAGGCAAGCGCCGCATCCAATTCTGGTTCGTTGTCTTAgcctcttttcttttgtggtTGTTCATTCTTTATATCTTTCATTCGGCTCCAATTGTTGCCAAGCCCGGGGTCATCTTGGTAGGTGATAACCTTGCCAATTCTGTCAATTTTGGAGACTCTAATTCTGTTCTTCTGCCTGGAAATTCCAATGAAAGTGTTGACAGATTGCCTAATAAGGGTAATTTTACTAGTGAAGAAACTAAGGATTTTGTAGAGCCTATAAAAGATACAAATGTCAAAGATGTTGctgtaaaggaaaaaaatgccaCAGAAAATTGGTTCAAGTATAAACCCTTCAGCAATTTTTCTGCTGGGGATTATGggcttgaaaattttgatcACGTAGTGGTTTCTGAGAGACAGGTGCATCTCAATAATCAAACTGACCTTGCAGAGAATGAAGTTCAGTTTGTTAGCCAGGTTCCTAATTCAGAGACGAATAAAGAAGAATCAGATGATGAAGTGGCTATTAGTCAGAACGGGTTTGAACCAACTGGTTCACTTTCCATGGTGGAGAACAGAAATGAGAGCATCACCAAAGAGCCTAGTAATGAGGATGTTGATTCTGAGTCTGATTCGTGCTTGGGTAGATACATATACGTCCATGATCTTCCTAGCCGGTTCAATGAAAACTTGCTCAAGCATTGCCAGTTACTTACTAATTGGACTGATATGTGTCTCTTTACATCAAATGGGGGTCTTGGTCCTCGTCTTCCAAATTTTAACAGGGTCTACTCAAAAACTGGTTGGTTTGCAACAAACCAATTCTTGTTAGAAGTCATTTTCCACAACAGAATGAAACAGTATAAGTGCTTGACAAATGACTCATCATTGGCTTCAGCAATCTTTGTACCATATTACGCCGGCCTGGATGTTTCTCGCTACCTTTGGTATTCAAACACATCAATGAGAGATGCTGCTTCTCTTGAACTTGTCAAGTGGCTCAGAGAAAAACCTGAGTGGAAGAAGATGTGGGGTAGAGATCATTTCTTAGTTGCTGGAAGGATTACTTGGGATTTCAGGAGAATGGGAAAAAATGATTCTGATTGGGGTAATAAGCTTATGTTATTGCCTGAATCAAGGAACATGACGGTGTTAATAATCGAATCAAGCCCTTGGGACAACATTGACTTTGCTATACCATATCCAACATACTTTCATCCTTCAAATGACAATGAAGTGTTTCAGTGGCAGCACAGAATGAGGAGGCAGAAAAGGCggtttttcttctcttttgccGGTGCTCCAAGACCTAAACTTCAAGATTCTATTCGTAATGAGATTATTGATCAGTGCCGGGCTTCGCGGAAGAAATGTAGGTTGTTGGAATGTAATGGTCGTGTCAACAGGTGCTACAAGCCAGTGTATGTGATGAAAATGTTTCAAAGTTCTGTGTTCTGCTTACAACCTGCAGGGGATTCTTTCACTAGGCGGTCTACTTTTGATTCAATTTTAGCAGGGTGTATTCCTGTGTTTTTTCATCCAGGTTCAGCTTATGTCCAATACTTATGGCATTTACCAAAGGACTATACCAAATATTCAGTGCTTATACCGGCTAACAATGTCAAAAATGGGAAAGTCAGCATCGAGAAGATATTAAGTCGAATTCCAAAAGAGAAGGTGCGAGCAATGAGAGAGGCGGTTATAAGGCTGATTCCAAAGGTAACATATGCTGATCCAAGATCTAGGTTGGTGACAGTTGAGGATGCATTTGATGTTACAGTTAAGGGTGTTCTTGATAGAGTAGAGAAAATTAGGAGGGAAATGAGGGAGGGGAAAAATTCTAGCTTTAGTTATCCAGAGGAATTGAGTTGGAAGTATAATTTGTTTGGGACATTGGGGGAGCATGAATGGGATCCTTATTTTGCTAGAACATAG
- the LOC115986745 gene encoding uncharacterized protein RAB5IF homolog — MKEGKSVKFNLQQQNHQNGHLSPFKLAKLLDPDASWDKDQLGDVLHWIRQAVALVCGLLWGAIPVVGGVWFIAFLLISTGIIYGYYAMILKVDEEDFGGHGALLQEGLFASISLFLLSWILVYSLGHF; from the exons ATGAAAGAAGGGAAATCAGTGAAATTCAATCTTCAACAGCAAAATCACCAGAACGGTCACTTGTCTCCGTTCAAACTCGCCAAGTTGTTGGATCCAGATGCCTCTTGGGACaag GATCAATTGGGAGATGTGTTGCATTGGATTCGACAAGCAGTGGCCCTTGTATGTGGCTTACTATGGGGTGCCATACCTGTGGTTGGGGGCGTATGGTTTATTGC ATTCCTTTTGATATCTACTGGGATCATATATGGTTATTATGCGATGATACTAAAGGTTGATGAAGAAGATTTTGGTGGTCATGGAGCCCTCCTTCAGGAGGGGCTTTTTGCTTCCATAAGTCTCTTTCTG CTGTCATGGATTCTTGTATACAGCTTGGGACACTTCTGA
- the LOC115986764 gene encoding RHOMBOID-like protein 1, translating to MGRRESSSSPTTDQIEIKVHSSRRGDNSVHPDSVGPTPSTTASSQPQPQPQRHRHGHGHGHRHGHGQRQRQRQNRGTAVAAAAATTTSREEFRPFRRWVPWLVPTFVGINFVVFVITMYLNNCPENSPPCIATFFGRFAFQTLKDNPLLGPSSNTLMKMGALEVDKVVHEHQAWRLFTCIWLHAGVFHILANMLSLIFIGIRLEQEFGFVRIGLLYVISGFGGSLMSALFIQSRISVGASGALFGLLGGMLSELITNWTIYANKLAALLTLIVIIIINLAVGILPHVDNFAHIGGFLSGFLLGFVFLIRPQFGWVSQKNSPPGSISTTVKSKHKTYQYILWVLSLIILVVGYTAGLITLLRGTNLNDYCSWCQYMSCLPTSRWKCKADKMYCESTQIGNQLNLTCIGNGRSGVYLLSDNNASQVERLCTRLCN from the exons ATGGGGAGGAGAGAGTCCTCGTCCTCCCCAACGACGGACCAGATCGAGATTAAGGTCCATTCATCACGCCGTGGCGACAACTCGGTCCACCCAGATAGCGTGGGTCCCACTCCTTCTACTACGGCGTCGTCTCAGCCTCAGCCTCAGCCGCAGCGGCATCGGCATGGACATGGGCACGGGCACAGGCATGGGCATGGGCAGAggcagagacagagacagaatCGGGGGACGGcggtggcggcggcggcggcgacGACGACGAGTAGGGAGGAGTTCAGGCCGTTCAGGCGGTGGGTGCCGTGGCTGGTGCCGACATTTGTGGGGATAAACTTTGTGGTGTTCGTGATCACAATGTATTTGAACAATTGCCCGGAGAATTCACCTCCTTGCATTGCTACCTTCTTCGGCAGATTCGCTTTCCAGACCTTAAAAGACAATCCTCTTCTTGGTCCCTCTTCTAACAC gTTAATGAAGATGGGTGCTCTTGAGGTGGATAAAGTGGTCCATGAGCACCAGGCATGGCGCTTGTTCACTTGTATATGGCTACATGCTGGAGTTTTCCATATACTTGCCAATATGTTGAGTCTTATATTCATTGGAATTCGACTTGAGCAAGAATTTGGGTTTG TTAGAATTGGGTTACTTTATGTCATATCTGGTTTCGGAGGGAGTTTGATGTCGGCTCTTTTTATTCAATCGCGGATCTCTGTTGGTGCCTCTGGTGCACTTTTTGGCTTACTAGGAGGCATGCTTTCGGAGCTAATTACAAATTGGACAATATATGCAAATAAG TTAGCTGCCTTGTTGACTCTTATTGTCATCATCATAATAAATTTAGCAGTTGGAATCCTACCACATGTTGATAATTTTGCTCATAttggaggatttctttctggcTTTCTTcttggatttgtgtttttgattCGCCCTCAGTTTGGATGGGTTAGCCAAAAGAATTCTCCTCCTGGATCTATTTCAACAACCGTTAAATCTAAACACAAGACATATCAGTATATACTGTGGGTTCTCTCTCTGATAATATTGGTTGTTGG ATATACTGCTGGTCTAATTACACTCCTACGAGGGACTAATCTGAATGATTACTGCTCCTGGTGCCAATATATGAGCTGTCTCCCTACCTCAAGGTGGAAATGCAAAGCAGATAAAATGTACTGTGAG TCAACCCAAATTGGAAACCAACTGAACTTGACATGCATAGGCAACGGAAGAAGTGGCGTTTATTTGTTGTCAGATAATAATGCTTCCCAGGTTGAGCGGCTATGTACTCGGCTCTGTAATTGA
- the LOC115986757 gene encoding uncharacterized protein LOC115986757 — MAGTSASFVPHVVGSSKVLKLSRINRWTGAPFSVRISTKPNRSTTNCSCANTEAPSCIFVGPIESASKETLEALYRQAQDAYYSGKPLIIDDMFDRVELKLRWYGSKSVVKYPRCSLRRHSTYADAEEDISQVFALASIWVLFLAFGSSACLLPIIYTVGQANQHAFSSGFYYGIQASTLELLSVVNGILFMALGSVIGYPIATASVKVLQGLWRNDLVALKGACPNCGEEVFAFVKTNQTNNRPHRADCHVCECLLEFRTKVERSVSRLGRGWVYGRVYLVSRRGRNRHQKWF, encoded by the exons ATGGCTGGCACGAGTGCCTCCTTCGTCCCGCACGTGGTCGGATCATCTAAAGTTCTCAAACTTTCCAGAATTAACCGGTGGACCGGAGCTCCGTTCTCAGTTCGGATCTCCACCAAACCCAACAGATCCACCACCAACTGCTCCTGCGCAAACACGGAGGCTCCCTCTTGCATCTTCGTGGGTCCCATCGAGTCCGCCAGTAAAGAAACCCTTGAAGCTCTCTATCGCCAA GCACAGGATGCGTATTACAGTGGCAAACCTTTGATAATTGATGACATGTTTGATAGAGTAGAG TTAAAGCTAAGGTGGTATGGTTCCAAATCAGTTGTCAAGTATCCTCGGTGTAGTCTTAGGCGGCATTCAACCTACGCAGATGCAGAG GAAGATATATCACAGGTTTTTGCATTAGCGAGCATATGGGTCCTGTTTCTTGCATTTGGAAGCTCTGCATGTCTTCTGCCTATAATCTACACTGTTGGCCAAGCAAATCAACATGCATTCAGTTCAGGATTTTACTATGGCATTCAAGCATCCACATTAGAGCTTCTTTCCGTGGTGAATGGCATTCTCTTCATGGCATTGGGGTCTGTGATTGGCTACCCAATTGCAACAGCTTCAG TTAAAGTGCTTCAAGGCCTGTGGAGGAATGACTTGGTAGCACTTAAAGGGGCATGCCCAAATTGCGGGGAGGAG GTGTTTGCATTTGTGAAAACAAATCAGACTAATAACAGGCCCCATAGAGCAGATTGTCATGTTTGTGAATGCTTATTGGAATTCCGCACCAAGGTTGAG CGATCGGTTTCAAGACTAGGTAGAGGATGGGTTTACGGCCGCGTATACCTTGTTTCACGAAGAGGCAGAAATCGGCATCAGAAATGGTTTTAA